The genomic DNA TTTATAACTTTTACAAATATGTTTAGTGAAATAATATACAATGCAATAAAAAAAACCACTCTTCTTCATGAAGGGCAAACTAGAAAAGATCTGGAGAAGACTCCATATATTTCGCATTTGGTAGGTGTTGCTCTAATTTTGTCGCAATATACTTCGGACGAAGATATTATAATTGCTGGCTTGCTTCACGATACAATAGAGGATACAAGCTACACGCCAGAAGATTTGGAGCGAGATTTTGGTAAAAAAATAAAAGATATCGTAATGGGTGTGACAGAGGATAAAAATATAAAAAACTGGAAAGAGAGAAAGCAGAATTATCTGGACAATTTGAAAACTGCTCCTGAAGAAAGTTTGCTGGTTGCTACCGCAGACAAGATTCACAATATGACCTCACTTTCAATTGATTTTAGAGGGCTAGATGAAGGTGTTTTAAAAAAGTTTAGTTCAAATGTACAAGAAAGAATTTGGTTTCATGAAGAGGTTTTGAAAATATTAGAAAATAGTACGCAAAATAAAATCATAGAAGAATATAAAAAAGTTTTTAATAAGTCTAAAGAAAAATTTATTACATCATCTTGAGTTTCTTCTGTCATTTCGAACCAAAGTGAGAAATCTCTTAAACATTGATTCAAACACACTCTCTTTTAACGATAATACTAAAATATTCTTACTTTACCTTTTGACACCAAAAGGTAACCAAAAGTGCCGAACGGTTGACAATTTTAGGCTTAATTTTATATAAACATTTATTTTGCTCGCCGCAATTCGCTACACTCGCAATCCTTTTGTATACTCAAAAGGACCGTAAATATTTATAAAAAATTAGT from Candidatus Magasanikbacteria bacterium includes the following:
- a CDS encoding HD domain-containing protein codes for the protein MFSEIIYNAIKKTTLLHEGQTRKDLEKTPYISHLVGVALILSQYTSDEDIIIAGLLHDTIEDTSYTPEDLERDFGKKIKDIVMGVTEDKNIKNWKERKQNYLDNLKTAPEESLLVATADKIHNMTSLSIDFRGLDEGVLKKFSSNVQERIWFHEEVLKILENSTQNKIIEEYKKVFNKSKEKFITSS